Part of the Geobacter pickeringii genome, CCGGTCCGATGATTCCGGGTCGTCAAAGCAGGCATAGGCCTTGAAAATCGGGATCTGCCGTACAAATTCGGGATGAAGGTTGATCCCGTTCCAGTTCACGAACACATCGTAGGATTCCAGACGGCGGGCGAGATTGTCGTACATCGACAATAGCTCCCGGTCCCGCTGTTTCCATCGTTCATCGAGCTCCGGCCAGTAAATGCAGGGGCCGGGGGGATTGAGCGTCAGACAGAAGCCATCCACATCGATGCCATGGGAACGGAGCCTTCCCAGCCACGCCTCCACCCATGCTCCGACACTGTATTCATAGGGGTACCAGCTGTATCCCAGAAGAATTCTCATGAATTTTTAGCCTTTTGAAGGGATGCAGATGATGTTCACACTGTGAGAGCAGTTCATTGCCTCTCGCAGGAATTGGGCCTCGCTGGTGAACGGTTGTCCTGTCGTTTCCGAATAGAAGGTGTAACCAAGGTCCTTCAATTGTTTCGCAAGGGCCGGGACGTCGCTTCCGGCCGCCATGAGCACAAGTTGGGCGAATTCGATCAGGAGCACGGGCTTGAATTTTTTCAATGTTTTTTGTGCTCCGGCAATAAATCTCGGTTCAGTGCCGTCAATGTCAATCTTGATAAAATCGATTTTGCTCAGACCGGCGGCTTCGACATAGCTGTCAAGTGTCTCCAGGTGTATGGTTTCGATGGCAACGGGTTTTTTTGCGTCATCGTGCCAGTAGAGAGTCGCTGTCGAATCATCGATAAGGAGCTGCAGATCCTCTTTGACGTCTGAAAGCCCCATCTTCAATACGGTGACGTTTGAGCATTCATTGAGTCTCAGGTGCTCACTCAATCGGCGGTGAAAGTGATCGGAGGGCTCAAAGGCATATACCCGGCCGGTATTGCCGACCAGTCTGCTGAACTGTACGGTGAAATATCCGAAGTTTGCGCCTACGTCGAGTACCGTCATCCCTTCCTTGAGGATATGGTTCACCCAATACGTGGATTCGGGTTCGAACACTCCTTTCGAGAGGATCTCTCGGTCAACGAATTGGGTGGCATCCAGTTTCCATCTGTTGCCATTGGCTGAGCATGTGATGATGTTCTGGTCCTGCTCAAGGATAGTGACCGGATACGATGTCGGGAACAGGGACTCGTTACCAGGGCCGCTCTGCGGGGCCGGCATCGGGTGTGGGGGTGGCTGCTGCGTCCCGGACGAGGGCGCCCCGAAGTTTTCGGGGTGCCAAAGCGACATATGTCGATCCAGCACCTTCAACTTGTCGGGATTGCCGCTGGCACGATAGATAGTGCGAAGTTTTTCGAATAAATCGACATGCTGAGGGCTTATGTCCAGGGCGGTCAATAGAGTTTGCTCCGCCTTGGCCGTCTGGCCCATCTCAAGGTGCAGTTCGGCAAGAATCTGATAGGTTTCGAGGTATTCAGGGAACCGTCGAATGCACTCTTCGAGAACAGAAATCGCTCCGGGGTAATCGCCTGCAGATAATTTCAGTGAAGCAGATTGAAGTGCCGTGGCAATGGTTGTGGTGCTGGGAATGAAAGCGTGATCAGGCTTTCGGGCGATCAGTAATATATAGGGGCTGAAGAATTGATCTGCTGGTAGTGAGCGGCCTAGTGTTCCGGAAATCTTGTTGATAAAATGGATAAGCCAGCGTTTGTCATCTTTGAGCTTCGGATGATTCCAGTCATAGTATAAAATTCCGTCATTGGCATAATCACAGTAGAGTATGGAGTCGGTAAACTGTGATACGGTATGCTTCAACTCGTTGATGTCAGTGATCTTGAGATTGTGAGCCGCAATCATGTCGTTGAATACGTTCGACTCGAAGGCAAGCTCAAAAAGAGCTCCTTGGAATCCGTCGAAGCGCGGCACTGAAATGACGAGGTATCCCCCTGGCTTAAGCAGGTCGAAATGTTTTTTTATTGCTTCAGGGTAATTGTTGAAGTGTTCAATAAAGCCGAACGAAGTGACGACGTCGTATTGTTTGCCGGTTACCTTGAAAAAATCCTCATTTATTACTTCATAGTTTGCAATGCCATTGAATTTGAAGAGTGATTCGATGTTGTCTGCATAATCACTGAATTCCACGGCGATTGGCTTGTAGTTGAATCGTTTCGCCAGGTAGCAAAGGTTTGTCCCCGGATACGCCCCTATTTCTGCACAGGTATAATGTTCATTGACCGGGAGATATTGCTCAAGGATTGAAGAAAAAAGCATTCCGTTGACAGTCCAGGGGGTAAAGGCAGCAGAATGTTTGTCGCTCCAGTATTCCCTGTCGGTCAAAAAGCACTCTGGCGACGGGGGTGATGGCACTGCCGGATCTGTTGCGATTGATTTTGCCTTGTTTATTTTGATAAAGCCGATCCAGGAATTCTTAAGGTGAAAAATCTCTACGTCGAGAGACTTGCTCTCCAGGAATTGTTCCACGCCAGTCATTACGGCATTTATCCATTCGTATTTGCCCCTCAGGGGGGGCGAAAAGTCGTGCCACAGGATAAAACCGCCATTCCGCACTCGTTCGTAAATCAAGCTCGTATCCGAAAAAACGGCTTTTGTGTCATGGTTCCCGTCGACAAATACGAGCCCTAATTCCGAGATTTTGGCAGGTACCGTCCACGCGAAGGTGTTGGCGTATATTTGCTCGACATTGTTGAGGTTGTGGCCACGATAATACGACCCTATCTCTTCTTTGGTGAGAAGATGGGTTATGAACTTTTCTTCAGCAGAAATCTGCTCGGGCAGAAGATTGACGGTGTAAACGATGTTGGTTGGGTTGTTTGAGGCAAGTTCTGCGGTGCTCCTGCCGTGGGAGGTCCCGATCTCAAGGCACGCTCCAGCGCAGTTGGCGGATAACGTAGTGAGAACTTCGGCATCTCTTCGCTTTCTTTCGAAGAAATCACATTCCGACTCAACGAGATCAATATCGTTCTCGATGATTATGCCGTCCCGCTGAAACCCAAAGAAACGTTTCAGTTCCTGTACAGATTCGAATACCGTTATTTTCATTCCCGAAAGCTCCCTTTAGTGAGGCTCGTTATCCTTAGTAATTTAAGTGCATTGGGCTGTTTTCGCCCTGATGCACGTATTGTGCCCAGTAGTTTTTTGTTGTCAATAAAATGACAGCACTTGTCTGTTCGGTAGGTTGTATGCTGGGTGCATGTATTGGGTTCGGGAGAAGGTTGCAGCGTATCACCATTTATTTCTCCTAAAGTTTTCCGGCCGGATGCCGAAAAACATTGATAAGTGAGGTTCTAAGCGGTGAGAAAGGTGGTGCGGGCATGAGTGTGCAACCGAGCAGCGGGACGGGATCCGTGACCAGCGTCGTCGTCAATCCGACGCCGGCAAAGCTGGCCACTCCCGAGGAGCAGCGGCCGACGGCCTTCGTGGAACTTCCTGAGGTGGCGGTGAAGCAGCCTACGCCGGCCGAGGAGGAGAAGGCCCTCAAAAAGGCGGCGGAGAAGATCAATGAGTTCATCGAATCGATGGCCACGGATCTGCAGTTCTCCTTCGACAAGGACGCTGACCGGATGGTGGTGAAGGTTCTGTCGCGCAAGGACGGCGAGGTGATCAGGCAGATCCCTTCCCGGGAAGCCCTCGAGATCGCCAAGGCGCTCGATACGTTGACGGGGCTGATCATCCGCAAAAAGGCCTGACCGTTCCTGCCCGCTTGCGGGGCGATATGGTTCTCCGTGCCACTCTTGATGACGGAGGAGGGGTATGCGTGCGCCCGATTTGTGTACGTACGCTTGAAATGAAAAAACCGCCGGGAGGCGGTTTTTTGTTGCCGGACGCGCTGCGCGGTCAGTCGTTCAGAAAGAAGCTCTTGTTCTCTTCGAAGGTCTGCTGGAACGTTTCGAGGTCGTCCCCGATGGTGTCGGGGGTGTAGCCGAGGAGCTGGGCCTCGGGGAGCACCGCCAGGTTGAGCGTTTCGTCGGCGACGCGGTCGCCGATGCCGAGCCTCTGGCAGAACTTGTCGGCGAGGCTTGTGGTGGCGGTGAGGAAGAGGTCGTACTGGTCGGTGATCGGCGCGGTGGTGAAGTGGTGGTGGTACATGACGGCGGTGGAGAGGGGGTCGGGAAAGTTCCACTTCTTGATGACGAGGGCGCCGACGTCGGCATGGGAGAAGGGGTAGAGGCTCCGCTCGACCTCCTCGAAAGGGACCCCCTCGTTGTAGGAGCGCATCATGACTTCCTGGAACGTGCGCGGGTTCTGGTCGTTCATGATGGTCTTGCCGATGTCGTGGAAGAGCCCTGCGAGGAAGCCGGCCTCTTCGTTGATAAACCTGCCGCGGGAGGCGATGATGCGGGCGGCCAAAGCGGCGCCGACGGAGTGCTCCCAGAGCATCTTTTCCGTGAGGCCGAACCGCTTGCAGATCTGCTTCAGCGACACCGCCACCACGAGGCTCTTCAGGGTCTTGAACCCCAGCAGCATGATGGCGGCGGAGAGGGTGTTGATCTGCCGCTGGCAGCCGTAGTAGGCGGAGTTGGAGAGCTTGAGGATCCGGGCCGCCACGGCCGGGTCGGAGGAGACGGTCTTGGCGATCAGTTCGACGGTGACGTCTTCCTGCTCCATCATCTCGATGACCTTGGTGGCCACCAGGGGGATCGTCGGAAGGTCGACGGCGGACATGATGAGTGTTTCGAGCTCTTTGTTCATGGGGGTGTCCTGTCTCGGTTGTGGTTCTCCGCGGGGTTATGCAAGTTTCTCGCCCGCGGGCAGGAGGCTTTCGTTGCCAAGGCACGGGGGAAGATGGTATTACTGAAGGCGGAACCATTTACCCGATCGGGGATACTATCGAATGCATGTAACCAGCGCGGAATTTGTCAAAAGCGCGACGAAGCCGGCCAACTATCCTCCGGAGGAGTTTCCGGAGGTCGCCTTCGCCGGCCGCTCCAATGTCGGAAAATCGTCACTGATCAACGTCCTCGTCAACCGCAAGGGGCTCGTCCGGACCAGCTCCACGCCGGGGCGGACCCAGCTCCTCAACTTCTTCCTCGTGAACGGGGGGCTGATGCTGGTGGACCTGCCGGGGTACGGCTTCGCCAAGGTGCCGCTGGCGGTGAAGAAGCAGTGGGGCCCCATGATGGAGACCTATCTCGCCTCCCGCCGCACCCTCGGCTGCGTGGTCCTCATCCTCGACATCCGGCGGGTGCCGACGGAGGAGGACTGTCAAATGCTCCAGTGGCTGCGGGCCTACGATATCCCGACGCTGGTGGTGGTGACCAAGTGCGACAAGGTGTCGAAGAACGAGCGTGCCAAGCAGGCGGCCGTCATCGCCCGGGAGACGGGGCTTCCCCGCGACGAGATGCTCTTCTTCTCGGCACTCTCCCGCGAGGGAAAGGACGCGGTCTGGGGACGGATCGGAGAGCTGCTGGCGGCCCGGGCGCCGGCGGCCGTGGCGGATTAGCCGTTGACTTTCACCGGTCGCTCTGTTTAGATAGGACCGCACAATCGAATAGTTAAACGTTCAGGTGCTTCTGCCGAACGGCAGGAGGTAAAAGGGAAAAGGGTGCGAAACCCTTGCTGTCCCGCAACTGTGAACGGTGATGAAAGCCGCAACGATGCCACTGGACTCCTTGTTGATTTGAAGGCGAGGAATTTTTCGTCCTGGCTAGGAACGCGAGCTGAAGCGCGGAGGCGTACCGAGGTACGCCGCACAAGCTGAAGCGAAGCGTGACAACGCCAGGGCGGAAAAGGACCGCCTTCTTCCGGGAAGGCGCGGCGAGTAAAGTGATCCGTGAGCCAGGAAACCTGCCTGAATGTCCGCTTTACAGGACCTCCGCGGAAGAGGCTCCGAGGCCCGGCGTATATTCAGACCACCGGTTTTCGACCCCGCTTCTTCCCAGGAGGCGGGGTTTTCGTTTATGGCGCGGGTGATTTTCATAACGGGCGGAGCTCGCAGCGGCAAGAGCCGCCTGGCCGAGGAGCTGGCCCTCGGCTTCGGGGCCCCCCTGGGGTATGTCGCCACCGGCGGGGCCGGCGACGGTGAGATGGCGGAGCGGATCGCCCGGCACCGGGCGCGGCGCGGCGACCAGTGGACCACCGTGGAGGAGCCCCGCGCCCTTGCCGGCGTCCTTGCCGGCATCGACGGCCGCTTCAACGCGGTCCTTGTGGACTGCGTCACCCTCTGGCTGAGCAACCTCCTCTTTGCCGGGGACGATTCGCCCCTCATTCTGGATGCTGTCGAAAAATTGACGAAACACTTTCCGCTCTTGACAACCCCCCTCATCATCGTCTCCAACGAGGTGGGGCTGGGGATCGTCCCGGAAAACCGTCTCGCCCGCCAGTTCCGCGACCTGGCAGGGGAGGCGAACGAACTGATTGCCGCGGCGGCCGATGAGGTGTACGTCACCTTCAGCGGGCTGCCGTTGAAGCTCAAAGGGTAACCCATCCGCCGATCAAGGAGCCTCCCATGAAACTGCTGAACGAAGCCCTGTCAAAAATCCAGCCGGTGGACCCGGCACTGCTTGCCCAGGCCCAGGCGAAGCTCGACAACAAGACCAAGCCCATCGGCTCCCTGGGGCGGCTTGAGGAGTTCGCCCGGCGCTACGCCGCCATCTCCGGCACTCTTGAACCCTCCACCTGGAAAAAGGTGATCTTCACCTTCGCCGCCGACCACGGGGTGGTGGCGGAAGGGGTCTCCGCCTTCCCCAAGGAGGTGACGGTCCAGATGGTACACAACTTCCTCGCCGGCGGCGCGGGGGTGAACGTCCTGGCCAACCATGTGCGGGCCGAGGTGCTGGTGGTGGATATCGGCGTCGACCACGACTTCGGCGACACCCCCGGCCTCATCGGCCGCAAGATCGCCCGCGGCACCCGCAACCTCGCCCAGGGGCCGGCCATGACCCGGGAAGAGGCCATCGCCGCCCTGGAGGTGGGGATCGAGCTGGCCAACGGCTGCAAGAAGGAGGGGATCGCCATGGCGGGGACCGGCGAGATGGGGATCGGCAACACCACCCCCTCCTCGGCCATCGTCGCCGCCTTCACCGGCCGCTCCGTTGCCGACCTGACCCACCGTGGGACCGGGATCAACGACTCTGCCCTCAACAACAAGGTCCGGGTCATCGAGCAGGCCCTCGCCGTGAACCGCCCCGACCCGGCCGACCCCATCGACGTTCTCGCCAAGGTGGGGGGGCTGGAGATCGCCGGCATCGCCGGGCTCGTCCTCGGCTGCGCCGCCAACCGGATTCCGGTGGTGGTGGACGGCTTCATCTCCACCGCCGGGGCCCTCGTGGCGTCCGAGCTCCATCCTGCCGTGAAGGAGTATCTCTTCGCCGCCCACCAGTCGGTGGAGATCGGCCATGCCGTCATGCTGGAGCGGCTCGGCGCCGATCCGATCCTCGACCTCAAGATGCGTCTCGGAGAGGGGACCGGAGCGGCCCTCGCCATGGGGCTCATCGAGGCCGGGGTCAAGATCCTGAAGGAGATGGCCACCTTCGAAGAGGCCGGGGTGGCGGAAGGGGAATATTGAGACTCTACCTCATCGCCATCCAGTTCCTCACCATCATCCCGCTGCCGCTGCGGCTCCGGTGGGAGGAGCACGACCTGGGGCGCTCCATGGCCGTCTTCCCCCTGGCGGGGCTCACCATCGGCGGGATGCTGGCGGCGGGTGACGCGCTTCTGGCGCCGTATCTCCCCCGGCCGGTGGCGGATCTCCTCCTCGTGGCGCTCCTGGCGGGGGTGACCGGGGCGCTCCACCACGACGGCCTGGCCGATGTCTGCGACGGCCTGGCGGCCCGGGGGGGGCGGGAGCGGTTCCTGGCGGTGATGAAGGATTCGCGCGTCGGCGCCGTCGGCGTGGTGGGGCTTGTGGTCGGGCTGCTGCTCAAGTACGAGGCGATCCTCGCCCTCCCGCCGGAGGTGAAGCGGCAGGCGCTCCTCTTCTTTCCGGTCGTGGCCCGCTTCGCCCAGGTACAGATGACCGTCGGTTCGCAACGGGCGCGGAGCGACGGCCTTGGCGCCGCCTGCATCGCCGGCGCGGGGATTCCCCAGTTCGTCGCCGCCTACGCCCTGACCCTCGCCGCGGCCTATTTCCTCTTCGGCACCCGGGGAATCGCCTGCTGCCTCGTCCTCTACCTCTTCACCTGGGGGATCCGGCGCTGGGCCCACCACCGCCTCGGCGGGGTGACGGGGGACGTCATCGGCTGTGCCAGTGAGTTGAACGAAATTTTCGCCCTCCTCATCATCGTGGGGATGTTTCACGGAGTAACCGTATGACACCGAAGACGCGCATCTATCTCATCCGCCACGGCGAGGTGGAAGGGGCGGGGGGGGGGATCCGCCGCTACAACGGCCAGACCGATGTGGGGCTCTCCGCGCGGGGCAAGGCGATGTACCACGACCTCAAGGAGCGCTTCGCCGGCACCCGGATCGCGGCCTGCTACACGAGCGATCTTACCCGCTGCGCCTGGGGGGCGGAGGTTCTCGGCGCCCACCTGGGGGTGACGCCGGTGCGGCATCCGGAGCTGCGGGAGCTGAACATGGGGAGCTGGGAGGGGCGGAGCTGGGACGAGCTCGTGGCCCGGCACCCCGAGGAGTGGCAGGCGCGCCTGGCCGACGTGGTCAACTACCGCGTCCCCGGCGGGGAGAACGCGCTCGACGTCCACCGGCGGGTGATGCCGGTCATCAACGGGATCGTGGAGCGTCACCGGGGGGAGGAGGTCCTGGTGGTGGCCCACGGCGGGGTGAACCGGGTCATCCTCCTGAACGCCATCGGTGCGCCGCTCTCCAGCCTCTTCGCCATCGAACAGACCTACTGCTGCCTGAACATCATCGACTATTTCGCCGACGGCAATACCGTGGTGAAACTAGTGAACGGGTGACATCATGAAATCGATCATCATTGCGGCTCCCCACAGCGGGTCGGGCAAGACCACCATCACCCTCGGGATCATGGAGTGCCTCCGGAGGCGCGGCCTCACGGTGGCCCCCTTCAAGGTGGGGCCCGATTTCATCGACCCCGGCTACCACCGCCTCGTCTGCGGTCGTCCCTCCGTCAACGTCGACGGCTGGATGTGCGACCCCGCCTTCGTGAGGGAAACCTTCGGACGCCACAGCCGGGGGGCCGACATCGCCGTCATCGAAGGGGTGATGGGGCTCTTCGACGGGATCGGCGGGGTCTCCGACGAGGGGAGCACCGCCCAGATCGCCCGGCTCACCGGCGCGCCGGTGGTGCTGGTGGTGGACGCCAAGGGGCTCGCCCGGAGCGCCGCCCCCCTCGTGAAGGGATTCGCCGAGTTCGATTCCGAGGTGCGGCTTGCCGGCGTGATCTTCAACGGCGTGGGGAGCGAGAACCATGGCCGGATCCTCCGCGAGGCGGTGGAGAGCGTCAATCCCGAGGTCAGGGTCCTCGGCTGCATCCCCCGGGACGAGCGGCTCCATATCCCCTCCCGCCATCTCGGGCTCATGACCGCCGAGGAGAACCCGCTGCCGGCCGAATTCCTCGATCACCTGGTGGATGTGGTGCGGGGGGCGGTGGATCTCGGCATGCTCTGGGGGGTGGCCATCCCCCACGGCGCGCCCGAGGCGGCGCGTCCGACGGAGGCTAAAGGAGAAGCGGCGCCGCCAGTCCGGATTGCCGTGGCGCGGGATGCCGCCTTCTGCTTCGTCTACGAGGACAACCTCCGGCTCCTGGAAGAAGCGGGGGGGGAACTGGTGCCCTTTTCCCCCCTGGCCGACGGAGGGCTTCCCCCTGACATCGCCGGCATCTACCTCCCCGGCGGCTACCCCGA contains:
- the yihA gene encoding ribosome biogenesis GTP-binding protein YihA/YsxC, encoding MHVTSAEFVKSATKPANYPPEEFPEVAFAGRSNVGKSSLINVLVNRKGLVRTSSTPGRTQLLNFFLVNGGLMLVDLPGYGFAKVPLAVKKQWGPMMETYLASRRTLGCVVLILDIRRVPTEEDCQMLQWLRAYDIPTLVVVTKCDKVSKNERAKQAAVIARETGLPRDEMLFFSALSREGKDAVWGRIGELLAARAPAAVAD
- the cobC gene encoding alpha-ribazole phosphatase, translating into MTPKTRIYLIRHGEVEGAGGGIRRYNGQTDVGLSARGKAMYHDLKERFAGTRIAACYTSDLTRCAWGAEVLGAHLGVTPVRHPELRELNMGSWEGRSWDELVARHPEEWQARLADVVNYRVPGGENALDVHRRVMPVINGIVERHRGEEVLVVAHGGVNRVILLNAIGAPLSSLFAIEQTYCCLNIIDYFADGNTVVKLVNG
- a CDS encoding FkbM family methyltransferase, with the protein product MKITVFESVQELKRFFGFQRDGIIIENDIDLVESECDFFERKRRDAEVLTTLSANCAGACLEIGTSHGRSTAELASNNPTNIVYTVNLLPEQISAEEKFITHLLTKEEIGSYYRGHNLNNVEQIYANTFAWTVPAKISELGLVFVDGNHDTKAVFSDTSLIYERVRNGGFILWHDFSPPLRGKYEWINAVMTGVEQFLESKSLDVEIFHLKNSWIGFIKINKAKSIATDPAVPSPPSPECFLTDREYWSDKHSAAFTPWTVNGMLFSSILEQYLPVNEHYTCAEIGAYPGTNLCYLAKRFNYKPIAVEFSDYADNIESLFKFNGIANYEVINEDFFKVTGKQYDVVTSFGFIEHFNNYPEAIKKHFDLLKPGGYLVISVPRFDGFQGALFELAFESNVFNDMIAAHNLKITDINELKHTVSQFTDSILYCDYANDGILYYDWNHPKLKDDKRWLIHFINKISGTLGRSLPADQFFSPYILLIARKPDHAFIPSTTTIATALQSASLKLSAGDYPGAISVLEECIRRFPEYLETYQILAELHLEMGQTAKAEQTLLTALDISPQHVDLFEKLRTIYRASGNPDKLKVLDRHMSLWHPENFGAPSSGTQQPPPHPMPAPQSGPGNESLFPTSYPVTILEQDQNIITCSANGNRWKLDATQFVDREILSKGVFEPESTYWVNHILKEGMTVLDVGANFGYFTVQFSRLVGNTGRVYAFEPSDHFHRRLSEHLRLNECSNVTVLKMGLSDVKEDLQLLIDDSTATLYWHDDAKKPVAIETIHLETLDSYVEAAGLSKIDFIKIDIDGTEPRFIAGAQKTLKKFKPVLLIEFAQLVLMAAGSDVPALAKQLKDLGYTFYSETTGQPFTSEAQFLREAMNCSHSVNIICIPSKG
- a CDS encoding HDOD domain-containing protein, whose product is MNKELETLIMSAVDLPTIPLVATKVIEMMEQEDVTVELIAKTVSSDPAVAARILKLSNSAYYGCQRQINTLSAAIMLLGFKTLKSLVVAVSLKQICKRFGLTEKMLWEHSVGAALAARIIASRGRFINEEAGFLAGLFHDIGKTIMNDQNPRTFQEVMMRSYNEGVPFEEVERSLYPFSHADVGALVIKKWNFPDPLSTAVMYHHHFTTAPITDQYDLFLTATTSLADKFCQRLGIGDRVADETLNLAVLPEAQLLGYTPDTIGDDLETFQQTFEENKSFFLND
- the cobU gene encoding bifunctional adenosylcobinamide kinase/adenosylcobinamide-phosphate guanylyltransferase, encoding MARVIFITGGARSGKSRLAEELALGFGAPLGYVATGGAGDGEMAERIARHRARRGDQWTTVEEPRALAGVLAGIDGRFNAVLVDCVTLWLSNLLFAGDDSPLILDAVEKLTKHFPLLTTPLIIVSNEVGLGIVPENRLARQFRDLAGEANELIAAAADEVYVTFSGLPLKLKG
- a CDS encoding cobyrinate a,c-diamide synthase, which produces MKSIIIAAPHSGSGKTTITLGIMECLRRRGLTVAPFKVGPDFIDPGYHRLVCGRPSVNVDGWMCDPAFVRETFGRHSRGADIAVIEGVMGLFDGIGGVSDEGSTAQIARLTGAPVVLVVDAKGLARSAAPLVKGFAEFDSEVRLAGVIFNGVGSENHGRILREAVESVNPEVRVLGCIPRDERLHIPSRHLGLMTAEENPLPAEFLDHLVDVVRGAVDLGMLWGVAIPHGAPEAARPTEAKGEAAPPVRIAVARDAAFCFVYEDNLRLLEEAGGELVPFSPLADGGLPPDIAGIYLPGGYPELFADTLEANGEMRGAVRRAIEGEMPVYAECGGFIYLTRGVTDVHGDAATLHDFVGIFPVTTRMLPRRKALGYREVELVADSLMGPAGTVARGHEFHYSEMAPMPPEVERSYQVRRAGVDLGLEGYRYRNCLASYVHLHFGSAPGMAGAFVESCRRFGA
- the cobS gene encoding adenosylcobinamide-GDP ribazoletransferase, with the protein product MRLYLIAIQFLTIIPLPLRLRWEEHDLGRSMAVFPLAGLTIGGMLAAGDALLAPYLPRPVADLLLVALLAGVTGALHHDGLADVCDGLAARGGRERFLAVMKDSRVGAVGVVGLVVGLLLKYEAILALPPEVKRQALLFFPVVARFAQVQMTVGSQRARSDGLGAACIAGAGIPQFVAAYALTLAAAYFLFGTRGIACCLVLYLFTWGIRRWAHHRLGGVTGDVIGCASELNEIFALLIIVGMFHGVTV
- a CDS encoding flagellar protein FlaG, giving the protein MSVQPSSGTGSVTSVVVNPTPAKLATPEEQRPTAFVELPEVAVKQPTPAEEEKALKKAAEKINEFIESMATDLQFSFDKDADRMVVKVLSRKDGEVIRQIPSREALEIAKALDTLTGLIIRKKA
- the cobT gene encoding nicotinate-nucleotide--dimethylbenzimidazole phosphoribosyltransferase; translation: MKLLNEALSKIQPVDPALLAQAQAKLDNKTKPIGSLGRLEEFARRYAAISGTLEPSTWKKVIFTFAADHGVVAEGVSAFPKEVTVQMVHNFLAGGAGVNVLANHVRAEVLVVDIGVDHDFGDTPGLIGRKIARGTRNLAQGPAMTREEAIAALEVGIELANGCKKEGIAMAGTGEMGIGNTTPSSAIVAAFTGRSVADLTHRGTGINDSALNNKVRVIEQALAVNRPDPADPIDVLAKVGGLEIAGIAGLVLGCAANRIPVVVDGFISTAGALVASELHPAVKEYLFAAHQSVEIGHAVMLERLGADPILDLKMRLGEGTGAALAMGLIEAGVKILKEMATFEEAGVAEGEY